A stretch of the Vigna radiata var. radiata cultivar VC1973A chromosome 9, Vradiata_ver6, whole genome shotgun sequence genome encodes the following:
- the LOC106773145 gene encoding uncharacterized protein LOC106773145 isoform X2: MEIVSKIFDPAIEFVRDHGIRQVTYIFCYTKNFKELQKKVKRLREIKERLVRQHDEAKRKGDIVEGTVEEWFVEVGEFESSVENYSKNAGHKKTRGLYYLFPYYRHKLGRQAKKMEIEALRLXDESPKIDEVSHAEKELDGNDSLKLFEKVTGGGNKMSMPKEEIQNYCAGLPMRIVTFAMAFKNWSESESEPTLEKFKKQGLVKWKESSEIPNKIKYDLPENKEHKFIFLLCAQMGHLPLVNDLVKYCFGLGILEGVSSLSAARKKINEVMQELKNLSLVSYENPNIHFSMPHMVRDDAISNALMDDNVFAIRDGKLDYWPNLEKCIFISICNSDITYRFPQVINCPQLKFLQIETNNPSLKIPERFFSNMRNLLVLILRGFHLSCLPYSIEDLLNLRMLCLERCTLXCNLSVLRKFKDLSILSFSGSQLKNLPVELQYSDXLXLLDIXDCFELEIIPPNLISNLTXLEELYXGKSLMKMXVEREESKGQNAFLSELXNLHELKVVDLSIPCVSILPNHLFFDRLKYYKIEIGDFEMFSIGEFKMPNKYEELKVFALQLKDDTDIHSHKGIKLLFKTAQSLLLGKVGVQNVVNELNIDGFQDLKHLSIINNNDIKYINSTCLSNSVNIFPNLESLCLYNMMNLKMICGSSITLESFAKLKTIKVKMCYQLENLFSFYAIKISTSTRSSEINECNSYKKKVLASLEMIEVCECESLKEILQIPMDCDKVKFLRLHTLTLQSLPSLTSFNTKVKRSCWPHSIDAQTTNRDHTEISTEQDGHSDNAPPLFGELVEVPNLQNLNLSSLNIPKIWSDQHLSSFYFQNLIRLVVKDCDKLTHLCSLSMASSLKRLKSLVXSGCRIMENIFEIEGISANKVCVFPKLEEIHLSNMKRLTNIWQTEVSVDSFCSLISVSIEECNELDKIFPSHMEGWFESLINLKVSNCKSVKEIFEVTDYEEIDEYGGIDTNLQVILLEDLPKLKELWSKDPHGILNFKNLRTIDVSNCEELRNLFPASMAKDVSKLERMSILHCERMVEIVSSKDASEANNDPLEFPELSYVRLYELQNIRQFYKGRHPIKCPKLKELSIGKCMKLKTFSQETSDEKFVFSAEVVFPKLEYMEIDFLEAQNLLSKYEMHNLKELIILRAIECPDLFYPFLYKMPNLEKLKLTFGYYSSYYRLQSRNIGQHDRLGVVLQLKQLIIRSSDINDIGFDRDQVLQRLELLSLKECNELKTLAPSSVSLSYLTCLKVKNCEGLRNLMASSTAKSMVRLKTMKVINCDKVKEIVSHEENEEDKVMKIVFSKLISIELVGLNKLVSFCSYKDCEFEFPSLEILIVRECPKMEKFSEKRAIAPKLKDVFGVEGDEKAKWQWRGDLNATIQKVFNDKVSFAYTEELWWLDYNIIKQLWNNTHWGQQNNFGYLKRLSLSGCDTLTRIIPYHLLSCFHNLEELYVFSCSNAEVIFNMNGENRVMTKSSGIFRLKILSLSFLPALEQVWDKDPEGVIGLQLLREMRVEDCKSLKSLFPASVAKHLTRLDVLIVTDCEELVEIFEKDEKDEKGEGATHESVFPRLTTLTLKQLPLLKYSIQCSKQQESISNLRFKEIQELCLGSRPIPNSCFGLLDSLIVDGCKFSSDVLLPFTLLSFLAKLESLEVRKCDSVKVIFDVKCTTQDMITFPLKKLTLSQLPDLKNVWNEDPHGILSMHHLQELHVKECKGLKSMFPASGAKEVLLPFNLLPFLPNLVTLEVRNCDGVKAIFDVKCTTQGRDMTSQPFSLKNLTLSKLPKLKTIWNNPHGILNMRHLRQVHVEECKCLKSVFPASVAEDLLELESLVVLHCERLMTIVVEDNTNGSQEFTVPCPCVRSVKLRGLPKFKYFYYYSLTSHTYKCLESNTENQVDTEKSLILAKYEMEKISGEEFHRKLLNNLKVLTLSFGWDVLQYKILEQVPNIEKLVVCYGSFKEMFCLESPNNVNYSGLLLQLKTLRLESLEELVSIGLEKSWTESFVKNLETFEVISCSKLKNVVESKVFLSNLTYLKLESCNSLQYLFTSSTAKTLGHLKAMEIDSCYSIEEIVFKEDGEKSDEEEIIFPKLIRLNLYYLRKLQLFYRGRLCFPSLEELLVPGCTEMETFCIGTITACKLSQVKLGRYSQAIPIEDDLNQTMRKEFLKETLGETRIDLKKKSKTTQDMEQLNADPSFQ, encoded by the exons ATGGAAATTGTGTCGAAAATATTTGATCCAGCAATTGAGTTTGTGCGGGATCATGGTATTAGGCAGGTGACTTACATTTTTTGTTACACGAAAAATTTTAAGGAACTACAGAAGAAAGTTAAGCGTctaagagaaataaaagagaggTTAGTTCGTCAACACGATGAAGCTAAAAGAAAGGGTGACATAGTTGAAGGTACGGTTGAAGAATGGTTTGTGGAAGTGGGTGAATTTGAGAGTAGTGTTGAAAACTACAGCAAAAATGCAGGTCACAAGAAGACAAGGGGTCTCTATTATTTGTTTCCTTACTATAGGCACAAACTGGGCAGACAAGCAAAGAAGATGGAAATAGAGGCTTTGAGGCTAANAGATGAGTCCCCCAAGATTGACGAAGTTTCCCATGCAGAGAAA GAATTAGATGGCAATGATTCATTGAAGCTATTTGAGAAGGTGACTGGAGGAGGTAATAAAATGTCTATGCCTAAAGAAGAAATCCAAAACTATTGTGCAGGGTTGCCCATGAGAATAGTTACATTTGCAATGGCATTTAAAAACTGGAGTGAGTCAGAAAGTGAACCTACActggaaaaatttaaaaagcaaGGTCTGGTTAAATGGAAGGAGTCTTCGGAGAttcctaataaaataaaatatgaccTTCCAGAAAATAAGGAACACAAGTTCATTTTCTTGCTTTGTGCTCAAATGGGCCACCTACCCCTGGTTAACGACTTGGTGAAATATTGCTTTGGATTAGGTATACTTGAAGGGGTCTCTTCCCTTAGTGCAGCtcggaaaaaaataaatgaagtgaTGCAAGAGTTGAAAAACTTGAGTTTGGTGTCATACGAAAATCCTAATATTCATTTCAGTATGCCTCATATGGTTCGAGATGATGCTATAAGTAATGCCCTCATGGATGACAATGTTTTTGCTATCAGAGATGGAAAACTAGATTATTGGCCCAATcttgaaaaatgcatttttatttctatatgcAATAGTGACATTACATATCGGTTTCCTCAAGTCATAAATTGTCCACAACTTAAATTCTTGCAAATAGAAACTAACAATCCATCTTTAAAAATACCTGAGAGGTTTTTTAGCAACATGAGAAACTTGTTAGTTTTAATATTGAGAGGTTTTCATCTATCATGCTTACCTTATTCAATTGAAGACCTATTGAACCTCAGAATGCTTTGTTTGGAGCGGTGCACTTTGNNTTGCAATTTATCGGTATTGAGAAAGTTCAAAGACCTAAGTATTCTCAGTTTTTCTGGATCTCAACTTAAAAATTTGCCNGTTGAGTTACAATACTCGGATANGTTGCNATTGCTAGACATCANTGATTGTTTTGAATTGGAGATTATTCCACCTAATCTTATATCTAATTTGACATGNTTGGAAGAGCTATATATNGGAAAAAGCTTGATGAAAATGTTNGTGGAAAGAGAGGAAAGCAAAGGTCAAAATGCATTTCTTTCTGAGCTAANAAATTTACATGAGTTGAAAGTGGTGGACTTAAGCATCCCGTGTGTTTCAATTTTACCCAATCACTTATTCTTTGACAGGTTAAAATATTACAAGATTGAAATTGGGGACTTCGAAATGTTTTCTATTGGAGAATTTAAAATGCCCAATAAGTATGAAGAACTCAAAGTATTTGCATTGCAACTGAAGGACGACACTGATATCCACTCCCATAAAGgcataaaattgttatttaaaacAGCACAAAGTTTGTTGTTGGGAAAGGTAGGTGTTCAAAATGTTGTTAACGAGTTGAATATAGACGGATTTCAGGATTTGAAACACTTATCCATCATAAATAACAATGACATCAAATATATCAACTCAACATGTTTGTCTAATAGTGTGAACATTTTTCCCAATTTGGAATCTCTATGCCTCTACAATATGATGAACTTAAAGATGATATGTGGCAGTTCAATTACACTTGAATCATTTGCCAAATTAAAAACCATCAAGGTTAAGATGTGTTATCAATTGGAAAATCTCTTCTCCTTCTATGCAATTAAAATCTCTACTAGCACAAGATCAAGTGAGATTAATGAATGTAATTCTTACAAGAAGAAAGTTTTGGCTAGTTTAGAAATGATTGAGGTTTGTGAATGTGAATCTTTGAAGGAGATCCTTCAAATACCGATGGATTGTGATAAGGTTAAGTTTCTCAGATTACACACTTTGACACTCCAATCATTGCCATCACTCACTTCTTTTAATACCAAAGTCAAGAGATCTTGTTGGCCACATTCGATAGATGCTCAAACTACAAATAGGGATCACACAGAAATTTCTACTGAACAAGATGGCCATAGTGACAATGCGCCTCCTCTTTTTGGTGAACTG GTTGAAGTTCCAAACTTACAGAACTTGAATTTATCCTCACTCAACATCCCTAAGATATGGAGCGACCAACACTTGTCAAGTTTCTACTTTCAAAACTTGATAAGGTTAGTTGTGAAAGATTGTGATAAATTGACACATCTATGTTCATTATCTATGGCTAGCAGTTTGAAGAGGTTGAAAAGCCTCGTCNTAAGTGGATGTCGTattatggaaaatatttttgagaTTGAAGGAATTAGTGCAAACAAG GTTTGTGTCTTTCCTAAGCTGGAGGAAATCCACCTTAGCAACATGAAGAGGTTAACAAATATTTGGCAAACTGAAGTCAGTGTTGATTCCTTTTGTAGTCTCATTTCCGTAAGCATCGAAGAATGTAATGAATTGGACAAGATTTTTCCAAGTCACATGGAGGGATGGTTTGAAAGTTTGATTAACTTAAAAGTTTCTAATTGTAAGTCCGTGAAAGAGATTTTTGAAGTTACTGATTATGAAGAAATAGATGAATATGGTGGGATAGACACAAATTTGCAGGTTATTCTTCTTGAAGACCTCCCGAAATTGAAGGAATTGTGGAGCAAAGATCCACACGGaattctcaattttaaaaaccTTCGGACTATAGATGTAAGTAATTGTGAAGAACTGAGGAATTTGTTTCCAGCTTCTATGGCAAAAGATGTATCAAAGCTTGAACGTATGTCAATATTGCATTGTGAGAGGATGGTGGAAATTGTTTCAAGTAAAGATGCATCAGAAGCTAACAATGATCCATTAGAGTTTCCTGAACTAAGCTATGTGAGATtatatgagcttcaaaacatcAGGCAATTCTACAAGGGGAGACATCCAATAAAGTGTCCAAAGTTGAAGGAATTAAGCATAGGGAAGTGTATGAAGCTTAAAACATTTTCACAAGAAACAAGTGATGAAAAGTTTGTTTTCTCAGCTGAAGTG gTATTTCCGAAGTTGGAGTATATGGAAATTGACTTCCTGGAAGCCCAGAATTTGTTATCCAAGTACGAAATGCACAATTTAAAAGAGCTTATTATCTTGAGAGCAATCGAGTGCCCAGATCTTTTCTACCCCTTTCTCTACAAAATGCCAAAtctagaaaagttaaaattgacTTTCGGATATTATTCATCGTATTACAGATTGCAAAGTAGAAACATTGGGCAGCATGACAGATTGGGAGTCGTATTACAGTTGAAGCAATTGATTATTCGTTCCTCAGATATAAATGATATAGGATTTGACCGGGACCAAGTTCTACAGAGATTGGAGCTTTTGAGCTTGAAAGAATGCAACGAATTGAAGACTTTAGCTCCTTCTTCTGTATCGTTGAGTTACTTGACATgtttgaaagtaaaaaattgTGAGGGATTAAGGAATTTAATGGCATCCTCCACGGCCAAAAGCATGGTTCGACTTAAGACTATGAAGGTAATCAACTGTGATAAGGTAAAGGAAATAGTAAGCCATGAGGAAAATGAAGAAGACAAAGTGATGAAAATTGTATTCAGCAAATTGATATCTATAGAACTTGTGGGGTTAAACAAACTCGTAAGCTTTTGCAGTTACAAGGACtgtgaatttgaatttccaTCACTGGAAATATTGATCGTAAGAGAGTGCCCAAAGATGGAAAAATTCAGTGAAAAAAGAGCAATAGCACCAAAGTTGAAAGATGTATTTGGTGTGGAAGGAGATGAAAAAGCCAAATGGCAGTGGAGAGGTGACTTGAATGCTACCATACAGAAGGTTTTCAATGATAAG GTCAGTTTCGCATATACTGAAGAACTGTGGTGGcttgattataatattataaagcaACTATGGAATAACACTCATTGGGGGCAGCAAAATAACTTTGGGTATTTGAAAAGGTTGAGCTTATCGGGATGTGATACTCTAACGCGTATAATTCCATATCATTTGCTTTCTTGCTTTCACAATTTGGAAGAGTTATATGTATTCAGTTGCAGTAATGCAGAGGTGATATTTAATATGAATGGTGAGAACAGGGTGATGACAAAATCTTCCGGAATATTCCGTCTGAAAATATTGTCTTTAAGTTTCCTACCAGCACTGGAGCAGGTATGGGACAAGGATCCGGAGGGAGTCATAGGCCTTCAACTGCTAAGGGAAATGCGTGTTGAAGATTGTAAGAGTCTTAAAAGTTTGTTTCCAGCATCGGTAGCCAAACATCTTACGAGACTTGATGTACTTATAGTAACAGACTGTGAGGAATTGGTAGAAATCTTTGAGAAGGATGAAAAGGATGAGAAAGGAGAAGGAGCAACACATGAGTCTGTGTTTCCTCGTCTCACCACATTGACGCTGAAGCAATTGCCACTCCTCAAATACTCTATACAATGCTCCAAACAACAG GAGAGTATATCAAATTTGCGTTTTAAAGAAATACAAGAGTTATGTCTTGGCTCACGGCCCATCCCAAACTCCTGCTTCGGTCTCTTAGATTCTTTGATTGTGGATGGGTGCAAGTTTTCATCAGATGTACTTCTACCATTcactttactttctttcttaGCTAAATTGGAGTCGTTGGAAGTTAGAAAGTGTGATTCTGTCAAAGTTATTTTTGATGTCAAATGTACAACACAAGACATGATCACTTTTCCTCTAAAGAAATTGACTTTATCCCAGCTACCAGATCTGAAGAATGTTTGGAATGAAGATCCTCATGGAATTCTAAGCATGCACCATCTACAAGAACTACATGTTAAGGAATGTAAAGGCCTTAAAAGTATGTTTCCAGCCTCAGGGGCCAAAGAAGTACTACTACCATTCAATTTACTTCCTTTCTTACCTAACTTGGTAACGTTGGAAGTTCGAAACTGCGATGGTGTCAAAGCCATTTTTGATGTCAAATGTACAACACAAGGCAGAGATATGACATCTCAGCCTTTTTCTTTGAAGAATTTGACTTTATCGAAGCTGCCAAAGCTGAAAACTATTTGGAATAATCCTCATGGAATTCTGAACATGCGGCATCTACGACAAGTACATGTTGAGGAATGTAAATGCCTTAAAAGCGTGTTTCCGGCATCAGTAGCCGAAGATCTTTTGGAACTCGAAAGTCTAGTGGTATTACACTGTGAGAGATTGATGACTATTGTGGTAGAAGACAATACAAATGGAAGTCAAGAGTTTACGGTACCCTGTCCCTGTGTGAGATCAGTGAAACTACGGGGCTTGCCCAAGTTCAAGTATTTTTACTACTACTCTCTCACGTCTCACACTTACAAGTGTCTAGAATCAAATACCGAGAATCAAGTCGATACTGAGAAG AGTCTGATACTTGCCAAATATGAAATGGAGAAGATTTCCGGTGAAGAATTTCACAGAAAGCTCTTAAACAACTTAAAAGTTCTTACTCTCTCTTTTGGATGGGATGTACTTCAATATAAAATTCTAGAACAGGTTCCCAATATTGAGAAGCTTGTGGTGTGTTATGGTTCTTTCAAAGAGATGTTTTGTCTTGAAAGTCCTAATAATGTGAATTATAGTGGACTTCTATTACAACTGAAAACATTACGATTGGAGTCCCTTGAAGAGTTGGTTTCCATTGGGTTAGAAAAATCTTGGACTGAATCCTTTGTCAAAAATCTAGAAACTTTTGAAGTCATTAGTTGCTCAAAATTGAAAAACGTGGTAGAAAGCAAAGTGTTTCTCTCCAATTTGACATATTTGAAACTTGAAAGTTGTAATAGCTTGCAATATTTGTTCACATCCTCAACGGCCAAAACTTTGGGTCACCTTAAAGCAATGGAGATAGATAGTTGTTACTCAATTGAAGAGATAGTGTTTAAGGAGGACGGGGAGAAATCAGATGAGGAGGAGATAATATTTCCGAAACTCATTCGTTTGAATCTTTACTATTTACGGAAACTCCAATTGTTCTATAGAGGGAGATTATGTTTCCCATCATTAGAGGAATTGTTAGTACCAGGTTGCACCGAAATGGAAACTTTCTGTATTGGTACGATAACAGCATGCAAGTTGTCTCAAGTTAAACTTGGACGATATTCACAAGCTATTCCTATAGAAGATGATCTCAACCAGACTATGCGGAAGGAATTTCTAAAAGAg ACACTAGGGGAAACAAGGATTGATCtcaaaaaaaaatccaagactACTCAAGATATGGAACAACTCAATGCAGATCCCTCGTTTCAGTAA